In the genome of Lathyrus oleraceus cultivar Zhongwan6 chromosome 4, CAAS_Psat_ZW6_1.0, whole genome shotgun sequence, the window AATAGCATAAGAGAGAGGATTATAGCTTATAAAACAAATttaactttattttattttttgttgtAGAAATAGGTTAAACAATAAGCATTTATGCTATAAGCTGCAATTAAGTTGTTTTATCTAAGTAGGACCTTATTTTAATAGAAATAGCTTAAACATAAGCATTTATGCTATGAACTCATTTATGTGTTTGTTCAGTTTGGATGTTATATTGAATGTTGCTTCGTTTTTTTCTATAACAAACTTTCTATCTTTTAAGCATCACATAATAGAAATTAAACATTATGGTAGGTGAGTACTAAGGTTGAAGTGTAGTAGATATTGGTGGCTTAAACAATGGGATCTAACTCATTGAAGGATTATCTAAAGCGATATGAGAGTAACCCTGAAGAAGacaagaaaaagaagaagagaaagaagAAAACTCTACCGCAAGCAACTGGCTTGTTAGTTGTAGATGAAGATCCAGCTTGGCAGAAACCCATAGATCTGGCAGAAGAAAACGATGACAACTTGTCAGGTGAATAATATAGAAACCCGTATGTTTGGCTTCCGGTATTATGTATTTTCTTAAAGGAAGTTTTATATTGTAGTATGCTATTTATTCACAGTAACCTTATTTTATTTGTCAATGTAGATGGGGAGAAGCCAATAGTTGATGAAGACATTGAAGTAAAGCGTATGAAGAGGCTTGAGCAGCTGAAGGCCAGACGATCTTATCATGATATATCTGAGGATGGAAGTGGTTGGATTCCCCTTTCTTCTAAATCTGAGAATCTTAGTGACTCTAATAGAATGGATGCTGATTTATCCCCTTCGCGCCGGCAGTTGAAGCGCAATGACACTCCATCACCTGAACGTGACTCACAGCCTGCACGTTCTGAGGGACCAAGCCCTGATTTATCTCCTCCTCGTAAACAAAGGGATAGTGACATGCCACCTCCTCGACGGAAACCGAACCCTGATTTATCTCCTCCTCGTAAACAAAGAGATAGTGACATGTCACCTCCTCGACGGAAACCAAACCCTGATTTATCTCCTCCTCGTAAACAAAGGGATAGTGACATGTCACCTCCTCGACGGAAACCGAACCCTGATTTATCTCCTCCTCGTAAACAAAGGGATAGTGACATGTCACCTCCTCGACGAAAACATGTTTCTAATCCGAGTCCAGATATTTCCCCCCCTCGCCGTGGTAGTCATCAAACATTTGTATACAATGGGAGAAAAAAACATGACACTTCTGATTTGGATGATCTTTCTCCACCTAGACGAGGTCGACATGATTCTCCCTCTCAAGATACTTTACATGGATCAGTGTCATCTGATCTTTCACCGCCGAGGAAACGCCAACATAGTGGTGCAAGATCAAATTTATCTGATGTTTCTCACCGTGGTTCACATCCATCTTTGGATCGTGACCTCTCTCCACCAAGGAAGAATCCAAAGGAGCTTTCCATTCCAGCATCTGTTAATGAAAGAAAAACTGGTTTGATTTCTGGTAAAGATATCAGAAAAGAGATTGACAGAAAGAAGAAGGATGATTTGTTGAGGTAAGTAAATGTTCAgttattttatgattttttcaaaAGCACATATTCTTATGTACTAGATGAATTCTCTTTCTCATGCTTAATGCCATAATCCTGTGactgtttttatttttttgtttagTGCTGAAACAAACATGTTTTTTAAGTGGTTATGGTAGTATGGAATATTGAGTTAGTTCTATCTGCAGTAGACAATTAAAAAATGTCTCATCACAAAGTTCAGCAGCAAAGGctattgtttttttttttgttgattatGGCTAGTTGGCTACATTTGAATAAGAGTTTTTCTGGTGTGAATGACTTGAGAGTAATCCTTGCTAAGTCTCACGAGTCATGAATTTATAGTTACAATTTGCAGCATACACAATTCAATTCCATACTTATAGGGATTGCTAAACTAATTACGAGGAATATCAACAGGAGCAACATCTAATTAGCTCCTTTAATTTTTGGAAAAGAGATATTAATTATTGCTAGCAAAGAAAAGAGGCACAACTAAAGCAATCACATTTCCAAGCTGTAATTCATTTATAAACTTTGTTTCCTTTTCTTGTTAGTTGTTTGTAACTGATTTACTGTGGCATGTACTAATCCTAACTTTTTCTGTTCAACTATGAATATACGAAGCCAATAAAAATATACATGTCAAGAGCTAATTCTTCTAAATCTTAAGATATTAAGCAGAGGTTCCAGAATAGCTTTATCTGTATAATATCGCTAATATGTCCAGGAAAATGTTGTTTTGAATATTTATTCCTATATGCAGACTTAAACAGATGGACCCTGTCATCAGTGGGCGTGGTGCTGAACCTGTATTTCGTGATAACAAAGGTAAAGGAGTTGAAGTTAATTTGTAGTTTATGTTTGTCCAACCTACTGGATGCCTTTGCTTTTGTACATCAAGTTAATTTTTAGTTTCAGTAAAAATATATATACACCTTTTCTTTGGGTCAAGCTGAATTTTGCAATAACTTGAATTATTGAATCAAGCTGAATTTTGCAGGAGTACGCATTACCAAAGAGGAATACTTAAAGTCAAAACAGAAAGTAGAAGAAAAGCCCAAGGTATGTCATGTTGGGTACTGCATATTTTGTGTAGCACTGTGTTTCTTATCTGGCTGTAGCTTTCTGTATGCAGTGGGCTGCATATTATATAGGTGCAAAATATGAATGTTCTTGGCTTAATTACATTTTTCTAGTGTTTTTAGTCTCTCTTTTAAAATTTAATCAAATATGGCCACATCATCCATTTTCTTTCACTTTAAATTTCTTAAACTCactttttttaatcaaaatatttAGTGCTAGATGATGAATTTGAGATATAAAGTAAGTTAGTTTTTCCATGTACACATGTTCGCTAAAAGATAACTTTATTAATGCTGAAAGATAATTGCATCTAGAGGATAAGAAACCATCTGTATTTGTTTAGTCATTTTGTTCCTATGCTGTAACTGAAGTATGAAAGTTGTTTGTATAGATGCGTTAACATTGATGTTATTCATGTTTTCCTAAGAAAAATGGCAAGTTGAGTTATTGGCTATCTTCTTGGTTTTTAGGAGATTGAAATAGAATGGGGAAAGGGGTTGGCTCAAAAGCGGGAAGCTGAGGCTAAGCAAAAGGAACTAGAAGTTGAGAAGGAAAAGCCTTTTGCGCGGACCAGGTATACAGAAAGAAAGTAGTGTTATGGACTGTTAAATTTGTTATCTTATTACTACAGTAACCTATTACTTTCTTCTTGAGTGTTGTGTATTTAATCTCCTCAACAAGTACTTTTTTTGTCTTTGTTTAAATATACTATACTATATAGACTTTCAGCCACCTGCTTAATCATATCCTTGATAAACCTAATCTGGTAGCTCGCAACAACTAGAACTTGATGTAAAAAAGCAATTTGTGTTCACCTGGTAAATTTTGGCACTTAGGCTCTGCGCCGTGTGAATTGGTTTAGTTTAATTTTATAAATTATTGTTACGTTTGTGCAGATGTATGAGTTTCACACATTTTGCACTGGTACCAATATTACTCTAACCCTTTTAACTGTGCCACTTCAAAGTCTATTTTTTTGAACCTGCTAAGCATTGTTTGCTGTTTTAGTCAGCCGTCCATCCGTAATGAATGTCAACTCCCTTGCCAGTCTCTTATAGTTACCTAATTTTCTGTGTGACAGTGTGAAAGTTTATTTATAATATGATTAATATGTTATTGAAAGTCCCTTTTGCAAACAAAATCCTGACGTTGGTGTTTATTGTGAGTTGTTGTCATTGAAGAAGGTTTCTTTTTCATTCTCTTATCCCTATCTTTTATATTGCATTTGTTGTTTTCTTATAGAGATGATCCTGAGCTTGACAAATCGTTGAAGGAGAGGATAAGATGGGGTGACCCTATGGCACATCTAGTTAAGGTAATGTAATGTAATGCAATTCTTAATGCTGGCCACATATGATGGAAGGAGTTTGATCTGTTATGATGACTGAAATGTTTTTTTTTTCGTGTCAATTATCATTTGTGCAGAAGAAATATCCAGAGGCTGTTCTGCCGAACTTGGGGGATAGTGATAAAATGAAGGCATCTGGTTTTGTTGTCCCTCAAGATATTCCAGATCACAGCTGGTTGAAGAGGGGTTTAGATGCTGCTCCAAATCGGTATGGGATAAGGCCGGGACGTCATTGGGATGGTGTTGATCGTAGTAATGGTTAGTTTCATATAGATGTATTTTTTAAACCTTGATTTTATATTTCTCCTAGATATATTGGAAAACTGTTCTAAATTATTGACTTGTACTTGTAGGGTTTGAGAAGGGAATGTTCAAGAGAACAAATGAGAGACAAGCTAAAGACAAAGAGGCTTATCTTTGGTCTGTGTCTGATATGTGAAAACTAACATTATAACCCAAAAATGACACAAATGGTGGTTGATGATATGCAAATCTCCCCAAGTATTTAAGGAACAACATTTGGCAGGGGCATGTTTGTAAAATTGCAATGACGTGGACTTGAAGGTTTTTGTTGAATATGGCCAAAGATTGTGCAATGGGAAAGGCTCTTGGTTCCATCACTCTAGAACTAGATAAATTATAAGCCATAATTCATCTTCAGTGTATGATTGATTAGTCTTATTCAAATTCTGCAGAAAAATGAGGATAAATTTTGTCAGAGAGAAAGTGAATATATTGGATGGGCCAAACTTATTTGTGATATTGACATGTTTTTTAAAGTAAATTTGACTAGTTTAATTGTTACCTTAGTTTAAAATGACATTGTTTTTTCTAGTTAAAAAATGGAAATTAGTTGTTTAGCTATTTGACTCTGTAAAGTGTCAGTTGAAAATTAAAAAGTTGAAATGAGTAACTAGTGTTACAAAACCATCCTCAATTAAAAAAAATCCCACATCACAAATTTGGGGATAGATGGATAATCCAGTTGGTAGAAATCAATCGAATCATCATATGGCCAACTCTGTGAGAACTAATCCAATAGGTGGAAATCAATCGAATCATCATATGGCCAACTATGTGAGAGAACATAGAACTTAAGACAATTTCTTTTTTTATCCTTATACTTTCTCACAAATCTTTTGGAGGGCCTACATACCCATTTTCAACAAAATTGAATGCAAATGAGTGAATCATCTTTAAATTTGAGATACATCTTCGGATACACTATATTTTTTTTTACGAAAAATAATTTCTTTTGGATATGCATATTCGTAAAATGCTTtgttgtgttttttttttttaatttagtATGTGATGTATCCGGATATGCAGACCCAATAGTTATGTATCAACAATGCAATAAATATGTAAATATCAGTAATGTTCttattgaaaaaaaaattgaaaaatagaaaaagattaaaataaaattataaaaatctACAAATACAGcaaaaaattaaataaaattaaatcaAGAGTCTAAATTTTTTTTCGAGTTTGATCCCTGATTTTCTTTCTAGATGAAATAGCACGCAAATTTCGATTCAAAgttgatttaaaaaaaaagagtttttaCGCTAGGCCACGTAAATGACAGAAATGCAAGGGTCAAAACGCGAGAATACGATTCCTATGACTATAATATTGGTTAAAATCGACAGAGAGACTCTGAAAATGACATCAATTTCAATAAAAAACGTGTAATAAATGGGTTAGGTTTTTTCTAGAGATGTACTCCGAAGCAAATTTTGGCAAAAATTGGATGGTTGCTTGATTTGCGAATGATGAAGTGATTTAAGATGcgtccgaagatgcatctctgaaaaTTTTAGAGGGCATTTTTAGGTTTTCAAGGGTGTGAGCCACACGATAAAGGTGAGAAAAGAAATTGCCTAGAACTTAACTTGGAATTGAGCTGACAGAGAAGTCTTGGTTTCATACATTGATCTTCTATTGTCCAGTATTTTAAGGAATTGTTTTTCCCACCTAATGCATCTCCGAACGCACTTCATTAACGTTCGTTTATGAGGCATGCCCTAAgattataatttttttttacgGAAATGCATCTCTATATAAGTTACAGAGATGTATCTCCTAACCCATTTTTAATTAAATACGCGCTTGCGTCTCTTTTCCTTCCTCATTTTTCAAAAAACTCACAAACTCTCAAAACTCTCAAAACCTCTCTACTCTAAACTCTACCAACTAACAAACTCTCAAACTCATTCAACACATTTTCAAGTTTGTACCATCAACATCCAATTGATCAAAGAGCTCAACATCAAACTCACATTTAGTAAGTTTTTGATTTCTATATACATTTGTAGAAACTGTGGATTAAGTTATGTAATAGATAGTTTAGATATACTATTTAAATGAGAAATATATTTGATAGATAATTTTAAATGAGCAATACATTTTTTTGAATGTTGGATTTGACTGTATTTCTGTCATTTTCGTTCATCTTTGAGTTGCATAATATTATAGAAATGCATTTCTAGATTTTTTCAACATTTTAATTTTCAGAACCAGGAGATGCATTTTCTGGATTTTTCCTGTCTACATTGTTTGACTACATTTCAATTTAATTCATCTGTATACTGCTCGTGTGGTTTAATTATAAGAATTATGGCATATAAGAAAGATAGATTGAAGCACGACAGATTTGCGCATGCATCAGTTCAGAAGGAAAGAGCTTGATCATCACAGGCACCAATCGATTCTAGTTCATTTGATGGAGATGCATCAACTTTTGGGGCTCATGTATCTCATCATTCGTCTTCATGTAAGAGGAAGTTGTCACCTCCTAAAGCTCCACCGATACATGTTGAGGCACCCGATGCACCCGAGGTAGCACCTCAGCCACCCCAGGGGTTTAGAGGAGGCTCGTCCGACTAATCGCTGCTGCCTCTATATCCGGACCATGCTGCCAGGCATGTGTTGTACATAGAGGTAAGATTCAATTATATTCATTCTTTGAAACTCTTTGAAACATACTTATTATAATATTCTAAGTTTTTGACGACAAATTATTTTTCTGCAGGACCATGATACCTTAAAATGCATCAACCATGGCCGGGAGATTGCATGTGTGTTGTATCCTACTGAGTAATGGTTTTAGGACGCGATGCAACTATCTGGGCTACTAGTCTTGTGCACGAACAATTATATTACGATTAACCATGTCATGTTGTTCGCGCTTATAGCGAGATGACACTTAGAGACGTCATATTTTTATTTTCCATATGGTCAGATGTCCATCACATTTGGCGATGTCTCATGCCTGCTGCATCTTCCGATCAGGGGAAGATGGTTAAAACACGACATGATTATCAAAGATGAGGCGGTGGTTATGATGATGGACTATTTGAGAGCTGACCCAGAGAATGCCCTACAGGAGTTAGAAGCCACTGAGGGTGTCATGCTAGGGTCGAATTCATGGAGAGGTTGTATGCACAACAACTTCATGTGGAAGAACATGCTATTGGTGATGATGAACAGGTTATGCATCATAGAGCATACACATTGAGTGTATACCTGTTGTACTTGGTTGACACACCCATTTTTATGGAGAAGAGTGCCACTTATATGGATGTGGCTTACCTGAGATACTTCGCTGACTTGAAGCGGATCCACGAGTGCAACTAGGGGCAACTTGTTTGATCTACCTGTACTCCAAGTTAGCTGAATGTTGTATGTGGAAAACCAAACAGATGACATGCATATTTGCATCTTTTAGTGTTTCTGTATCATTTTCATAAAAGTTGTGCTCCACCAT includes:
- the LOC127135221 gene encoding uncharacterized protein LOC127135221 isoform X1; the protein is MGSNSLKDYLKRYESNPEEDKKKKKRKKKTLPQATGLLVVDEDPAWQKPIDLAEENDDNLSDGEKPIVDEDIEVKRMKRLEQLKARRSYHDISEDGSGWIPLSSKSENLSDSNRMDADLSPSRRQLKRNDTPSPERDSQPARSEGPSPDLSPPRKQRDSDMPPPRRKPNPDLSPPRKQRDSDMSPPRRKPNPDLSPPRKQRDSDMSPPRRKPNPDLSPPRKQRDSDMSPPRRKHVSNPSPDISPPRRGSHQTFVYNGRKKHDTSDLDDLSPPRRGRHDSPSQDTLHGSVSSDLSPPRKRQHSGARSNLSDVSHRGSHPSLDRDLSPPRKNPKELSIPASVNERKTGLISGKDIRKEIDRKKKDDLLRLKQMDPVISGRGAEPVFRDNKGVRITKEEYLKSKQKVEEKPKEIEIEWGKGLAQKREAEAKQKELEVEKEKPFARTRDDPELDKSLKERIRWGDPMAHLVKKKYPEAVLPNLGDSDKMKASGFVVPQDIPDHSWLKRGLDAAPNRYGIRPGRHWDGVDRSNGFEKGMFKRTNERQAKDKEAYLWSVSDM
- the LOC127135221 gene encoding uncharacterized protein LOC127135221 isoform X3; this encodes MGSNSLKDYLKRYESNPEEDKKKKKRKKKTLPQATGLLVVDEDPAWQKPIDLAEENDDNLSDGEKPIVDEDIEVKRMKRLEQLKARRSYHDISEDGSGWIPLSSKSENLSDSNRMDADLSPSRRQLKRNDTPSPERDSQPARSEGPSPDLSPPRKQRDSDMPPPRRKPNPDLSPPRKQRDSDMSPPRRKPNPDLSPPRKQRDSDMSPPRRKHVSNPSPDISPPRRGSHQTFVYNGRKKHDTSDLDDLSPPRRGRHDSPSQDTLHGSVSSDLSPPRKRQHSGARSNLSDVSHRGSHPSLDRDLSPPRKNPKELSIPASVNERKTGLISGKDIRKEIDRKKKDDLLRLKQMDPVISGRGAEPVFRDNKGVRITKEEYLKSKQKVEEKPKEIEIEWGKGLAQKREAEAKQKELEVEKEKPFARTRDDPELDKSLKERIRWGDPMAHLVKKKYPEAVLPNLGDSDKMKASGFVVPQDIPDHSWLKRGLDAAPNRYGIRPGRHWDGVDRSNGFEKGMFKRTNERQAKDKEAYLWSVSDM
- the LOC127135221 gene encoding uncharacterized protein LOC127135221 isoform X4: MGSNSLKDYLKRYESNPEEDKKKKKRKKKTLPQATGLLVVDEDPAWQKPIDLAEENDDNLSDGEKPIVDEDIEVKRMKRLEQLKARRSYHDISEDGSGWIPLSSKSENLSDSNRMDADLSPSRRQLKRNDTPSPERDSQPARSEGPSPDLSPPRKQRDSDMPPPRRKPNPDLSPPRKQRDSDMSPPRRKHVSNPSPDISPPRRGSHQTFVYNGRKKHDTSDLDDLSPPRRGRHDSPSQDTLHGSVSSDLSPPRKRQHSGARSNLSDVSHRGSHPSLDRDLSPPRKNPKELSIPASVNERKTGLISGKDIRKEIDRKKKDDLLRLKQMDPVISGRGAEPVFRDNKGVRITKEEYLKSKQKVEEKPKEIEIEWGKGLAQKREAEAKQKELEVEKEKPFARTRDDPELDKSLKERIRWGDPMAHLVKKKYPEAVLPNLGDSDKMKASGFVVPQDIPDHSWLKRGLDAAPNRYGIRPGRHWDGVDRSNGFEKGMFKRTNERQAKDKEAYLWSVSDM
- the LOC127135221 gene encoding uncharacterized protein LOC127135221 isoform X2, with the translated sequence MGSNSLKDYLKRYESNPEEDKKKKKRKKKTLPQATGLLVVDEDPAWQKPIDLAEENDDNLSDGEKPIVDEDIEVKRMKRLEQLKARRSYHDISEDGSGWIPLSSKSENLSDSNRMDADLSPSRRQLKRNDTPSPERDSQPARSEGPSPDLSPPRKQRDSDMPPPRRKPNPDLSPPRKQRDSDMSPPRRKPNPDLSPPRKQRDSDMSPPRRKHVSNPSPDISPPRRGSHQTFVYNGRKKHDTSDLDDLSPPRRGRHDSPSQDTLHGSVSSDLSPPRKRQHSGARSNLSDVSHRGSHPSLDRDLSPPRKNPKELSIPASVNERKTGLISGKDIRKEIDRKKKDDLLRLKQMDPVISGRGAEPVFRDNKGVRITKEEYLKSKQKVEEKPKEIEIEWGKGLAQKREAEAKQKELEVEKEKPFARTRDDPELDKSLKERIRWGDPMAHLVKKKYPEAVLPNLGDSDKMKASGFVVPQDIPDHSWLKRGLDAAPNRYGIRPGRHWDGVDRSNGFEKGMFKRTNERQAKDKEAYLWSVSDM